The following are encoded in a window of Flavobacteriales bacterium genomic DNA:
- a CDS encoding gliding motility-associated C-terminal domain-containing protein: MYRKDGIRSRTWWLCFTLLAALCSSPAARADHYSGGSITYECLGGNFYRISLHTYVNCDGAAVIPQTINFSNNCGVNFTLTNQVNVFNEEVSPVCDAQLPNTTCNGGTLPGFRYYRYEVELFLSPCNAWNISWSLCCRNASNNLTFVTGMYVNATLNNTGGLCDTSPQLTQDDGIPYFCVGQPASYNLGASDPNGHTMVFSLVDALYAAPNPTVVWYNPGFTGAEPIPGITIDPATGQIEFTPTVIGYYVVVVQVNTYTANGTLIGYIKRDMMFAVVPCPGLVPVPQGLSNNTGGVILAPNQFEVCDGQAFCVDYTFIDPDAGGVLQVVSNAVAQLPGATFTVNGSNPAVATICWLPDATILPVNVFLEGTDNDCPIANQASTAVLITAAQVPPVPPNPGLGAVVPSCTGTAVIDLFAQLGGTPDAGGNWTGPDGQPHAPLFDPDSDLPGDYIYAVGNACVTNTATISVVLNTLPDPGVDGAVTVCDDAAPIDLLGQLGGTPEAGGQWSGPMGLMGGTFDPSTDPAGLYTYLVTGATPCPDASSALVIALVAAPDAGQPASLTLCGDAAPVDLFALLGGADAGGAWTGPSGAASGIFDPTAHLPGVYTYTVNGTAPCANASATVTITVNQPVDAGLNASITLCDDGAAVDLFAQLGGSPDVGGAWVGPSGASNGVFDPALATPGIYTYTVSGTAPCASASAAVTVSVNTAVDAGSDGAITLCDDGAAVDLFAQLGGSPDVGGAWVGPSGASNGVFDPALATPGIYTYTVSGTAPCASASAAVTVSVNTAVDAGSDGAITLCDDGAAVDLFAQLGGSPDVGGAWVGPSGASNGVFDPALATPGIYTYTVSGTAPCASASAAVTVSVNTAVDAGSDGAITLCDDGAAVDLFAQLGGSPDVGGAWVGPSGASNGVFDPALATPGIYTYTVSGTAPCASASAAVTVSVNTAVDAGSDGAITLCDDGAAVDLFAQLGGSPDAGGAWVGPSGASNGVFDPALATPGIYTYTVSGTAPCANASAAVTVSVNTAVDAGSDGAITLCDDGAAVDLFAQLGGSPDAGGAWVGPSGASNGVFDPALATPGIYTYTVSGTAPCANASAAVTVSVNTAVDAGSDGAITLCDDGAAVDLFAQLGGSPDAGGAWVGPSGASNGVFDPALATPGIYTYTVSGTAPCANASAAVTVSVNTAVDAGSDGAITLCDDGAAVDLFAQLGGSPDAGGAWVGPSGASNGVFDPTNATPGTYTYTMSGTAPCADASAVVTVIVNGAADAGSDGAITLCESDIAVELFNSLGGSPDAGGSWTGPAGPVSSLFDPAAEMPGLYVYTVVGNSPCLDASAAVTVEVNTAADAGSDVTLSICSSDPVVDLFGVLGGTPMAGGSWSGPSGPFAGVFDPAVDPPGDYTYSVDALPPCPASSASATVTISFIVDAGQSTNVTLCELGAAVDLFTQLGGAPDAGGSWNGPNGAMGGVFDPAADPAGDYVYTVSGVAPCADASATLTIALSTAADAGLDGSGTLCGNDAAVDLFTLLGGTPDANGSWSGPGGAMNGSFDPATSLPGTYTYTVAAPAPCPGASATVTMSVQTPPVAGNAASATLCELGAAVDLFTQLGGTPDAGGSWNGPNGAMGGVFDPAADPAGDYVYTVSGVAPCADASATLTIALSTAADAGLDGSGTLCGNDAAVDLFMLLGGTPDANGSWSGPGGAMNGSFDPATSLPGTYTYTVAAPAPCPGASATVTMSVQTPPVAGNAASATLCELGAAVDLFTQLGGTPDAGGSWNGPDGAMGGVFDPAADPAGDYVYTVSGVAPCADASATLTIALSTAADAGLDGSGTLCGNDAAVDLFTLLGGTPDANGSWSGPGGAMNGSFDPATSLPGSYTYTVAAPAPCPGASATVTMAVEAPPVAGNAASATLCELGAAVDLFPQLGGAPDAGGSWSGPNGAMGGVFDPAADPAGDYVYTVNGVAPCADASATLTIALSTAADAGLDGSGTLCGNDAAVDLFMLLGGTPDANGSWSGPGGAMNGSFDPATSLPGTYTYTVAAPAPCPGASATVTMSVQTPPVAGNAASATLCELGAAVDLFTQLGGTPDAGGSWNGPDGAMGGVFDPAADPAGDYVYTVSGVAPCADASATLTIALSTAADAGLDGSGTLCGNDAAVDLFTLLGGTPDANGSWSGPGGAMNGSFDPATSLPGSYTYTVAAPAPCPGASATVTMAVETPPTAGLSASVHLCETSASFAPFNALGGAPQPGGSWIAPDGSPFLGDFIPGSSAPGTYTYIVAGIVCASAQAELLIDVDDAPDAGGDTVVTFCSSDGVITLFGLLGGTPDANGSWTDPNGNNATPSFTPGSSPAGIYTYTVSGGGVCPDAQATVLVGVAQAPLAGTDGALQVCSDASTISLFEGLGGTLDAGGTWTGPDGLPHNTVFDPLLDPPGVYTYTVSTSPACPPASAVVQVSVVPAPYAGEDAAILLCTTDAVVDLGSLLGGNAQQGGVWAGPGGVAASGVFDPGSGAQGLYTYTVQSEPGCGSDQATITVQVTQAANAGTGTTAQLCTNDGPLDLFAQLGGGPDAGGAWTGPAGQPFSGIFDPAINAQGNYVYTVQAPAPCPAVTAVVTVAVIQAPVAEVMMSGDGTCVPATVTFTQGYNGPGTCTWWLGNGQVVQDCGPITVVYDTPGSYDITLSITADNGCGADAITIPGLVQVADQPVASFSMLPEVLSTSASEAWFQNQSTGASWYQWSFGALGGSNLPEPSFTFPDHLGGDYTVCLVAFASAACADTLCKVISVEDGLGVFVPNAFTPDSDGFNDLFGAVVPGADPAHFHFEIFDRWGRLMYETRDPQGRWDGRWSDGTETPIGTYVWRLAARDLFTGRSVTRTGHVTLLR; this comes from the coding sequence ATGTACCGCAAAGACGGCATCCGATCACGTACCTGGTGGCTCTGCTTCACCCTGCTGGCGGCCTTGTGCTCGTCCCCGGCGGCACGTGCCGACCACTACAGCGGGGGCAGCATCACCTACGAGTGCCTGGGTGGCAATTTCTACCGCATCAGCCTGCACACCTACGTGAACTGCGATGGTGCCGCGGTGATCCCGCAGACCATCAACTTCTCCAACAACTGTGGGGTGAACTTCACGCTGACCAACCAGGTGAACGTCTTCAACGAGGAGGTCTCCCCGGTCTGTGACGCACAACTGCCCAACACCACCTGCAATGGTGGAACCTTGCCGGGCTTCCGCTATTACCGTTACGAAGTGGAGTTGTTCCTCTCGCCATGCAACGCTTGGAACATCTCCTGGAGCCTGTGCTGCCGCAACGCTTCCAACAACCTCACCTTCGTCACGGGCATGTACGTCAATGCCACGCTGAACAACACCGGCGGGCTGTGCGACACCTCTCCGCAGCTGACCCAGGACGATGGCATCCCTTACTTCTGCGTGGGGCAGCCCGCCTCCTATAACCTGGGTGCCAGCGATCCGAATGGGCACACCATGGTCTTCTCCCTGGTGGATGCGCTCTATGCCGCGCCGAACCCCACCGTGGTGTGGTACAATCCAGGCTTCACCGGCGCCGAACCCATCCCGGGCATCACCATCGATCCCGCCACGGGGCAGATCGAGTTCACACCCACCGTGATCGGCTATTACGTGGTGGTGGTGCAGGTGAACACGTACACGGCCAACGGCACACTCATCGGCTACATCAAGCGTGACATGATGTTCGCCGTGGTGCCTTGCCCCGGCCTGGTACCCGTACCGCAGGGCCTGTCGAACAACACGGGCGGTGTGATCCTGGCGCCGAACCAATTCGAGGTCTGCGATGGTCAGGCCTTTTGTGTGGACTACACTTTCATCGATCCCGACGCCGGCGGTGTGTTGCAAGTGGTGTCCAACGCGGTCGCGCAGTTGCCCGGGGCCACCTTCACGGTGAACGGATCGAACCCGGCCGTGGCCACGATCTGCTGGCTGCCTGATGCGACGATCCTGCCGGTGAACGTCTTTCTGGAGGGCACCGACAACGACTGCCCGATCGCGAACCAGGCTTCCACGGCCGTGCTCATCACCGCGGCACAGGTGCCACCCGTGCCACCGAACCCGGGCCTTGGTGCCGTGGTGCCCAGTTGCACCGGTACGGCGGTGATCGACCTCTTCGCGCAACTGGGCGGCACGCCCGACGCAGGAGGCAACTGGACAGGCCCGGATGGCCAGCCCCATGCGCCCCTCTTCGACCCGGATTCGGATCTCCCCGGCGACTACATCTATGCCGTGGGCAATGCGTGCGTCACGAACACCGCGACCATCTCCGTGGTGCTCAATACCCTCCCCGACCCCGGGGTTGATGGGGCCGTGACCGTATGCGATGATGCGGCGCCAATCGATCTTCTTGGGCAACTGGGAGGTACGCCGGAAGCCGGTGGCCAGTGGTCCGGCCCCATGGGTTTGATGGGTGGCACTTTCGACCCGTCAACCGATCCCGCTGGCCTTTACACCTATTTGGTCACCGGCGCCACGCCTTGCCCGGATGCCTCCTCGGCGTTGGTCATCGCCCTGGTGGCCGCGCCCGATGCGGGTCAACCGGCGAGCCTCACACTATGCGGTGACGCCGCGCCCGTGGACCTCTTCGCGCTCCTCGGTGGAGCCGATGCTGGTGGCGCTTGGACCGGACCTTCCGGTGCCGCCTCCGGCATCTTCGACCCAACTGCGCATTTGCCCGGCGTGTACACCTACACCGTGAACGGAACTGCGCCATGTGCCAATGCCAGCGCTACCGTTACCATCACGGTGAACCAGCCTGTGGATGCGGGCCTCAATGCGAGTATCACCCTCTGCGATGATGGCGCCGCCGTGGACCTCTTCGCACAACTCGGCGGATCGCCGGACGTGGGTGGAGCATGGGTGGGACCGTCGGGCGCGAGCAACGGCGTGTTCGATCCCGCCTTGGCGACACCGGGCATCTACACTTACACGGTGAGCGGCACGGCGCCCTGCGCGAGCGCCAGCGCTGCGGTGACGGTGAGCGTGAACACCGCTGTGGATGCTGGATCAGATGGCGCGATCACCCTCTGCGATGATGGCGCCGCCGTGGACCTCTTCGCACAACTCGGCGGATCGCCGGACGTGGGTGGAGCATGGGTGGGACCGTCGGGCGCGAGCAACGGCGTGTTCGATCCCGCCTTGGCGACACCGGGCATCTACACTTACACGGTGAGCGGCACGGCGCCCTGCGCGAGCGCCAGCGCTGCGGTGACGGTGAGCGTGAACACCGCTGTGGATGCTGGATCAGATGGCGCGATCACCCTCTGCGATGATGGCGCCGCCGTGGACCTCTTCGCACAACTCGGCGGATCGCCGGACGTGGGTGGAGCATGGGTGGGACCGTCGGGCGCGAGCAACGGCGTGTTCGATCCCGCCTTGGCGACACCGGGCATCTACACTTACACGGTGAGCGGCACGGCGCCCTGCGCGAGCGCCAGCGCTGCGGTGACGGTGAGCGTGAACACCGCTGTGGATGCTGGATCAGATGGCGCGATCACCCTCTGCGATGATGGCGCCGCCGTGGACCTCTTCGCACAACTCGGCGGATCGCCGGACGTGGGTGGAGCATGGGTGGGACCGTCGGGCGCGAGCAACGGCGTGTTCGATCCCGCCTTGGCGACACCGGGCATCTACACTTACACGGTGAGCGGCACGGCGCCCTGCGCGAGCGCCAGCGCTGCGGTGACGGTGAGCGTGAACACCGCTGTGGATGCTGGATCAGATGGCGCGATCACCCTCTGCGATGATGGCGCCGCCGTGGACCTCTTCGCACAACTCGGCGGATCGCCGGACGCGGGTGGAGCATGGGTGGGACCGTCGGGCGCGAGCAACGGCGTGTTCGATCCCGCCTTGGCGACACCGGGCATCTACACCTATACCGTGAGCGGCACGGCGCCCTGCGCGAACGCCAGCGCTGCGGTGACGGTGAGCGTGAACACCGCTGTGGATGCTGGATCAGATGGCGCGATCACCCTCTGCGATGATGGCGCCGCCGTGGACCTCTTCGCACAACTCGGCGGATCGCCGGACGCGGGTGGAGCATGGGTGGGACCGTCGGGCGCGAGCAACGGCGTGTTCGATCCCGCCTTGGCGACACCGGGCATCTACACCTATACCGTGAGCGGCACGGCGCCCTGCGCGAACGCCAGCGCTGCGGTGACGGTGAGCGTGAACACCGCTGTGGATGCTGGATCAGATGGCGCGATCACCCTCTGCGATGATGGCGCCGCCGTGGACCTCTTCGCACAACTCGGCGGATCGCCGGACGCGGGTGGAGCATGGGTGGGACCGTCGGGCGCGAGCAACGGCGTGTTCGATCCCGCCTTGGCGACACCGGGCATCTACACCTATACCGTGAGCGGCACGGCGCCCTGCGCGAACGCCAGCGCTGCGGTGACGGTGAGCGTGAACACCGCTGTGGATGCTGGATCAGATGGCGCGATCACCCTCTGCGATGATGGCGCCGCCGTGGACCTCTTCGCACAACTCGGCGGATCGCCGGACGCGGGTGGAGCATGGGTGGGACCGTCGGGCGCGAGCAACGGCGTATTCGATCCCACAAATGCGACACCAGGCACCTACACCTACACCATGAGTGGAACCGCACCCTGTGCGGATGCGAGCGCCGTTGTCACCGTGATCGTGAACGGAGCAGCGGACGCGGGCAGTGATGGCGCGATCACCCTGTGTGAAAGCGATATCGCGGTCGAGCTTTTCAACTCGCTCGGTGGATCGCCGGACGCTGGTGGAAGCTGGACGGGGCCGGCCGGGCCGGTATCGTCGCTTTTCGACCCGGCTGCGGAGATGCCCGGCTTGTATGTATACACGGTCGTGGGAAATTCCCCCTGCTTGGACGCGAGCGCGGCCGTCACCGTGGAGGTGAATACAGCGGCGGACGCCGGATCCGATGTCACGTTGTCGATCTGTTCCAGCGACCCTGTGGTCGATCTGTTCGGTGTGCTGGGAGGAACACCCATGGCTGGCGGATCATGGTCGGGGCCTTCGGGTCCCTTCGCGGGTGTGTTCGATCCTGCGGTCGACCCTCCGGGTGATTACACCTACTCGGTGGATGCGTTGCCGCCCTGTCCGGCTTCCAGCGCAAGCGCCACGGTCACCATTTCCTTCATAGTGGATGCCGGTCAAAGCACCAATGTGACGCTGTGCGAACTCGGTGCGGCTGTGGATCTCTTCACGCAACTGGGCGGTGCACCGGATGCTGGCGGCAGCTGGAACGGTCCCAACGGCGCGATGGGCGGCGTGTTCGATCCCGCTGCCGATCCCGCTGGCGACTACGTGTACACGGTGAGCGGTGTGGCACCCTGCGCTGATGCGAGCGCCACGCTGACGATAGCGCTGAGCACGGCGGCCGACGCGGGCCTCGATGGCAGCGGCACGCTCTGCGGCAACGATGCTGCGGTGGACCTCTTCACGCTGCTGGGCGGCACGCCCGATGCGAACGGCAGCTGGAGCGGCCCGGGCGGTGCGATGAATGGCAGCTTCGATCCGGCGACCTCCTTGCCGGGCACATACACCTACACGGTGGCTGCGCCGGCGCCCTGCCCCGGCGCGAGCGCCACGGTGACCATGTCCGTGCAAACGCCACCTGTGGCCGGCAACGCCGCGAGCGCCACGCTGTGCGAGCTCGGCGCTGCGGTGGATCTCTTCACGCAACTGGGCGGTACGCCGGATGCGGGCGGCAGCTGGAACGGTCCCAACGGCGCGATGGGCGGCGTGTTCGATCCCGCTGCCGATCCCGCTGGCGACTACGTGTACACGGTGAGCGGTGTGGCACCCTGCGCTGATGCGAGCGCCACACTGACGATAGCGCTGAGCACGGCGGCCGACGCGGGCCTCGATGGCAGCGGCACGCTCTGCGGCAACGATGCTGCGGTGGACCTCTTCATGCTGCTGGGCGGCACGCCCGATGCGAACGGCAGCTGGAGCGGCCCGGGCGGTGCGATGAACGGCAGCTTCGATCCGGCGACCTCCTTGCCGGGCACATACACCTACACGGTGGCTGCGCCGGCGCCCTGCCCCGGCGCGAGCGCCACGGTGACCATGTCCGTGCAAACGCCACCTGTGGCCGGCAACGCCGCGAGCGCCACGCTGTGCGAGCTCGGCGCTGCGGTGGATCTCTTCACGCAACTGGGCGGTACGCCGGATGCGGGCGGCAGCTGGAACGGTCCTGACGGCGCGATGGGCGGCGTGTTCGATCCCGCTGCCGATCCCGCTGGCGACTACGTGTACACGGTGAGCGGTGTGGCACCCTGCGCTGATGCGAGCGCCACACTGACGATAGCGCTGAGCACGGCGGCCGACGCGGGCCTCGATGGCAGCGGCACGCTCTGCGGCAACGATGCTGCGGTGGACCTCTTCACGCTGCTGGGCGGCACGCCCGATGCGAACGGCAGCTGGAGCGGCCCGGGCGGTGCGATGAATGGCAGCTTCGATCCGGCGACTTCCTTACCGGGCTCATACACCTACACGGTGGCTGCGCCGGCGCCCTGCCCCGGCGCGAGCGCCACGGTGACCATGGCCGTGGAGGCTCCACCTGTTGCCGGCAACGCCGCGAGCGCCACGCTGTGCGAACTTGGCGCGGCAGTGGATCTCTTCCCGCAACTGGGCGGAGCACCCGATGCGGGCGGCAGCTGGAGCGGCCCCAACGGTGCGATGGGCGGCGTGTTCGATCCCGCTGCCGATCCCGCTGGCGACTACGTGTACACGGTGAACGGTGTGGCACCCTGCGCTGATGCGAGCGCCACACTGACGATAGCGCTGAGCACGGCGGCCGACGCGGGCCTCGATGGCAGCGGCACGCTCTGCGGCAACGATGCTGCGGTGGACCTCTTCATGCTGCTGGGCGGCACGCCCGATGCGAACGGCAGCTGGAGCGGCCCGGGCGGTGCGATGAACGGCAGCTTCGATCCGGCGACCTCCTTGCCGGGCACATACACCTACACGGTGGCTGCGCCGGCGCCCTGCCCCGGCGCGAGCGCCACGGTGACCATGTCCGTGCAAACGCCACCTGTGGCCGGCAACGCCGCGAGCGCCACGCTGTGCGAGCTCGGCGCTGCGGTGGATCTCTTCACGCAACTGGGCGGTACGCCGGATGCGGGCGGCAGCTGGAACGGTCCTGACGGCGCGATGGGCGGCGTGTTCGATCCCGCTGCCGATCCCGCTGGCGACTACGTGTACACGGTGAGCGGTGTGGCACCCTGCGCTGATGCGAGCGCCACACTGACGATAGCGCTGAGCACGGCGGCCGACGCGGGCCTCGATGGCAGCGGCACGCTCTGCGGCAACGATGCTGCGGTGGACCTCTTCACGCTGCTGGGCGGCACGCCCGATGCGAACGGCAGCTGGAGCGGCCCGGGCGGTGCGATGAATGGCAGCTTCGATCCGGCGACTTCCTTACCGGGCTCATACACCTACACGGTGGCTGCGCCGGCGCCCTGCCCCGGCGCGAGCGCCACGGTGACCATGGCCGTGGAGACACCACCAACAGCGGGTTTGTCCGCATCGGTCCACCTCTGCGAGACCTCGGCTTCCTTCGCACCGTTCAATGCGTTGGGCGGAGCACCACAACCCGGGGGATCATGGATCGCTCCTGATGGTTCGCCTTTCCTGGGCGACTTCATTCCGGGCTCCAGCGCACCTGGCACATACACCTACATCGTGGCTGGCATCGTGTGCGCATCCGCGCAGGCGGAATTGCTCATTGACGTGGATGATGCGCCGGATGCCGGTGGAGACACGGTGGTCACGTTCTGCAGCAGTGATGGCGTGATCACGCTGTTCGGTCTGCTTGGCGGAACACCGGATGCGAACGGTTCCTGGACGGACCCCAATGGCAACAACGCGACGCCATCGTTCACGCCAGGCAGCAGCCCGGCAGGTATCTACACCTACACGGTGAGTGGAGGAGGTGTTTGTCCGGATGCCCAGGCCACGGTGCTGGTGGGCGTGGCACAGGCACCTTTGGCCGGGACCGACGGCGCGCTGCAGGTCTGCTCGGACGCATCGACGATCTCGCTGTTCGAAGGCCTCGGCGGCACACTCGATGCTGGCGGCACATGGACCGGTCCGGATGGGCTGCCGCACAATACCGTCTTCGATCCCCTGCTTGATCCACCGGGCGTGTACACCTACACGGTGAGCACTTCGCCAGCATGCCCACCGGCCAGTGCCGTTGTGCAGGTGTCCGTGGTACCCGCGCCCTATGCCGGTGAGGATGCCGCGATCCTACTGTGTACCACCGATGCCGTGGTGGACCTCGGATCCCTCTTGGGTGGCAATGCGCAGCAGGGTGGTGTGTGGGCCGGTCCGGGCGGGGTCGCGGCGAGCGGCGTGTTCGATCCGGGAAGTGGAGCGCAAGGCCTGTACACCTACACGGTGCAGTCCGAACCCGGCTGCGGCTCCGATCAGGCGACCATCACCGTCCAGGTGACGCAAGCCGCGAACGCCGGAACCGGCACCACCGCGCAACTCTGCACCAACGACGGCCCATTGGACCTCTTCGCGCAGCTCGGCGGCGGACCTGATGCGGGCGGTGCCTGGACCGGCCCGGCCGGACAACCCTTCTCGGGCATCTTCGACCCGGCCATCAACGCCCAGGGCAACTATGTATACACCGTGCAAGCGCCCGCTCCATGTCCGGCCGTCACGGCGGTGGTGACCGTGGCAGTGATCCAAGCGCCCGTGGCCGAGGTGATGATGAGCGGCGATGGCACCTGTGTCCCGGCCACCGTGACCTTCACCCAGGGGTACAACGGACCGGGCACCTGTACCTGGTGGCTGGGCAATGGCCAGGTGGTGCAGGATTGTGGCCCCATCACCGTGGTCTATGACACCCCTGGCAGTTACGACATCACCCTGTCCATCACCGCCGACAATGGATGCGGAGCGGATGCGATCACCATTCCCGGCCTGGTGCAAGTGGCCGACCAGCCCGTGGCCTCCTTCAGCATGCTGCCCGAGGTCCTCAGCACAAGCGCCTCGGAGGCTTGGTTCCAGAACCAAAGCACCGGAGCAAGCTGGTACCAATGGAGTTTCGGGGCCTTGGGCGGCTCGAACCTCCCCGAGCCCAGCTTCACCTTCCCCGATCACCTGGGCGGCGACTACACCGTTTGCCTGGTGGCCTTCGCTTCGGCCGCCTGTGCGGACACCTTGTGCAAGGTGATCTCCGTGGAGGACGGTCTGGGCGTGTTCGTGCCCAATGCCTTCACCCCCGACAGTGATGGCTTCAACGACCTATTCGGTGCGGTGGTGCCTGGTGCCGATCCCGCGCACTTCCACTTCGAGATCTTCGACCGCTGGGGTCGTCTCATGTACGAGACACGCGATCCACAGGGCCGTTGGGATGGCCGCTGGAGTGACGGTACCGAAACACCGATCGGCACCTATGTGTGGCGACTCGCCGCGCGTGATCTCTTCACGGGACGAAGCGTGACGCGCACCGGACATGTGACCCTGCTGCGCTGA
- a CDS encoding TonB-dependent receptor plug domain-containing protein, which yields MAVVLLALVPWATAQNDTSLVAPPPDTTALGTQPQLPVFTITADDLDAELGSQDISGVLQGSRDVFTATAGFNFGSARFRIRGYDSRHMLVSINGILVNDMETGWAGWSQWGGLNDVTRWMQVRTGIAPSRLNFGGLGGYTDIHVRASELRPGLRVSYASANRAYRNRLMFTYSTGMNAKGWAFSVAGSRRWAEEGYVPGTSFDAYAYLLSAEKKITDRHSLVFSGFGAPIQQGRQGLAVQEAYDLAGTNYYNPNWGLQNGEVRNARMSFTHRPMLMAAHYYTPNENTTWNTTLFYTFGRDGRTGLQWFDARDPRPDYYRYLPSFYQITNPGLGDELADAWRNDVNTRQIDWDQLHFANAKNLFTVQNADGIAGNSVTGARSKYIVEEQRADPSRIGINTVRTKTLGEGRTLTLGGSIHHQRTHYFKTIDDLLSGDYWLDVDQFATRDFNDTLISQNDLDRPNRVVRQGDKFGYDYDIHTRYYNAFTQFERVWGRLEFYAGAEIGHTTFWRDSRLRNGRFPEESFGESDRQAFFHYGLKTGAIFKLSGRQFLSANAAYMTNPPVARTAFISPRTRGAVVPGLTNESIYTGDINYILRFPRLKGRATLYYTRIMDQIWSRSFYHDQFRTLVNYSMTGVDQLHTGAEVGIEANLSSTWTLTAVYAGGQYLYDSRPTATITRDNSPEIFAQDRTVYWRNFRVGGMPQTAASLGLRYNSPKFWFAGFSANYFDDLYLDPNPDRRTSAAIGNFFESDPQVDALLEQTKLDANYTVDVFLGKSWMYKRKYRIAVNATVSNLLDNQDFRIGGFEQLRYDRTDIDRFPPRFSYLFGRNYFAMLTFSF from the coding sequence GTGGCCGTGGTCCTTCTGGCCCTGGTGCCATGGGCCACCGCCCAGAACGACACCTCGCTGGTAGCCCCGCCACCGGACACCACCGCCTTGGGCACGCAGCCCCAACTGCCGGTGTTCACCATCACCGCCGATGACCTGGACGCCGAACTGGGCTCGCAGGACATTTCGGGGGTGTTGCAGGGCTCCCGCGATGTGTTCACCGCCACGGCCGGCTTCAATTTCGGTTCGGCCCGATTCCGTATCCGCGGCTACGACTCCCGGCACATGCTGGTGAGCATCAACGGCATTCTGGTGAACGACATGGAGACCGGCTGGGCGGGCTGGTCGCAATGGGGCGGCTTGAACGACGTGACCCGCTGGATGCAGGTGCGTACCGGCATCGCCCCCTCCCGGTTGAATTTCGGTGGTCTCGGTGGGTACACCGACATCCATGTGCGGGCCAGTGAACTGCGGCCCGGGCTGCGGGTGAGCTACGCCAGCGCCAATCGCGCCTACCGCAACCGCCTGATGTTCACGTATTCCACCGGCATGAATGCCAAGGGATGGGCCTTCAGTGTGGCGGGTTCACGCCGATGGGCCGAAGAGGGCTACGTGCCGGGCACCTCTTTCGACGCCTATGCCTACCTGCTCAGTGCCGAGAAGAAGATCACTGATCGGCACAGCCTGGTCTTTTCCGGCTTCGGCGCGCCCATTCAACAAGGGCGGCAGGGGTTGGCCGTGCAGGAGGCCTACGACCTGGCGGGCACCAATTACTACAACCCCAACTGGGGCCTCCAGAACGGCGAGGTGCGCAACGCCCGCATGAGCTTCACCCACCGGCCCATGCTCATGGCCGCGCACTACTACACGCCCAACGAGAACACCACCTGGAACACCACCCTGTTCTACACCTTCGGGCGTGACGGCCGCACCGGGCTGCAGTGGTTCGATGCGCGCGATCCCCGGCCGGACTATTACCGATACCTGCCCAGCTTCTACCAGATCACCAACCCGGGCCTGGGCGACGAACTGGCCGACGCCTGGCGCAACGATGTGAACACCCGGCAGATCGACTGGGACCAGCTGCACTTCGCCAACGCCAAGAACCTCTTCACGGTGCAGAACGCCGATGGCATCGCAGGCAACTCGGTGACCGGCGCCCGCAGCAAGTACATCGTGGAGGAGCAAAGGGCCGACCCGTCGCGCATCGGCATCAACACGGTACGCACCAAGACCTTGGGCGAAGGCCGGACCCTCACCCTGGGCGGCAGCATCCATCACCAGCGAACACACTACTTCAAGACCATCGACGACCTGTTGAGCGGCGACTATTGGCTGGACGTGGACCAGTTCGCCACACGCGACTTCAACGACACGCTGATCTCCCAGAACGACCTGGACCGCCCCAACCGCGTGGTGCGCCAGGGCGACAAATTCGGTTACGACTACGACATCCACACGCGCTACTACAACGCCTTCACCCAGTTCGAGCGGGTCTGGGGCCGCCTGGAGTTCTATGCCGGCGCGGAGATCGGCCATACCACCTTCTGGCGCGACAGCCGCCTGCGCAACGGCCGCTTTCCCGAGGAGAGCTTCGGCGAGTCGGACCGCCAGGCCTTCTTCCACTACGGTCTGAAGACCGGCGCCATCTTCAAGCTCAGTGGCCGCCAGTTCCTCAGCGCCAACGCGGCGTACATGACCAACCCGCCCGTGGCGCGCACCGCCTTCATCTCGCCCCGCACACGCGGCGCCGTGGTACCGGGCCTTACGAACGAAAGCATCTACACGGGCGACATCAACTACATCCTGCGCTTCCCGCGCCTGAAGGGACGTGCCACCCTCTACTACACGCGCATCATGGACCAGATCTGGTCGCGCAGCTTCTACCACGACCAGTTCCGCACGCTGGTGAATTACAGCATGACCGGCGTGGACCAGTTGCATACCGGCGCCGAAGTGGGCATTGAGGCCAACCTCAGCAGCACCTGGACCCTGACGGCCGTCTATGCTGGCGGGCAATACCTCTATGACTCCCGGCCCACGGCCACCATCACCCGCGACAACAGCCCGGAGATCTTCGCCCAGGACCGCACCGTGTACTGGCGCAATTTCCGTGTGGGCGGCATGCCGCAGACCGCTGCCAGCCTGGGTCTGCGCTACAACTCGCCCAAGTTCTGGTTCGCCGGTTTCAGCGCCAACTACTTCGACGACCTCTACCTGGACCCCAACCCCGACCGCCGCACCAGCGCCGCCATCGGCAACTTCTTCGAGAGCGACCCCCAGGTGGACGCCCTGCTGGAGCAGACCAAGCTCGACGCCAACTACACGGTGGACGTGTTCCTGGGCAAGAGCTGGATGTACAAGCGGAAGTACCGGATCGCGGTGAACGCCACGGTGAGCAATCTGTTGGACAACCAGGATTTCCGCATCGGCGGATTCGAGCAGCTCCGCTACGACCGTACCGACATCGACCGCTTCCCCCCCCGGTTCAGCTACCTCTTCGGGCGCAACTATTTCGCCATGCTGACCTTCAGCTTCTGA